In one window of Rhinopithecus roxellana isolate Shanxi Qingling chromosome 15, ASM756505v1, whole genome shotgun sequence DNA:
- the DENND2B gene encoding suppression of tumorigenicity 5 protein isoform X2 gives MTMTANKNSSITHGAGSTKAPQGTLSRSQSVSPPPVLSPPRSPIYPLSDSETSACRYPSHSSSRVLLKDRHPPAPSPQNPEDPSPDTSPPTCPLKTTSFGYLDRSPSACKREAQKENVQGAAQDVAGVAACLPLAQSTPFPGPAAGPRGVLLTRTGTRAHSLGIREKISAWEGRREASPRMSMCGEKREGSGGEWAASEDCPSLGCPSVVPSPCSSEKTFDFKGLRRMSRTFSECSYPETEEEGEALPVRDSFYRLEKRLGRSEPSAFLRGHGSRKESSAVLSRIQKIEQALKEQPGRGLPQLPSSCYSVDRGKRKTGTLGVLEEPAGGASVSAGSRAVGVAGVGGEAGPPPEREGSGSTKPGTPGNSPSSQRLPSKSSPDPTVNPVPKPKRTFEYEADKKPKSKPSNGLPPSPTPAAPPPLPSTPAPPVTRRPKKDIRGHRKSQSRKSFEFEDASSLQSLYPSSPTENGTENQPKFGSKSTLEENAYEDIVGDLPKENPYEDVDLKSRRAGRKSQQLSENSLDSLHRMWSPQDRKYNSPPTQLSLKPNSQSLRSGNWSERKSHRLPRLPKRHSHDDMLLLAQLSLPSSPSSLNEDSLSTTSELLSSRRARRIPKLVQRINSIYNAKRGKKRLKKLSMSSIETASLRDENSESESDSDDRFKAHTQRLVHIQSMLKHAPSYRTLELELLEWQERELFEYFVVVSLKKKPSRNTYLPEVSYQFPKLDRPTKQMREAEERLKAIPQFCFPDAKDWLPVSEYSSETFSFMLTGEDGSRRFGYCRRLLPSGKGPRLPEVYCVISRLGCFGLFSKVLDEVERRRGISAALVYPFMRSLMESPFPAPGKTIKVKTFLPGAGNEVLELRRPMDSRLEHVDFECLFTCLSVRQLIRIFASLLLERRVIFVADKLSTLSSCSHAVVALLYPFSWQHTFIPVLPASMIDIVCCPTPFLVGLLSSSLPKLKELPVEEALMVNLGSDRFIRQMDDEDTLLPRKLQAALEQALERKNELISQDSDSDSDDGLTSSHCRR, from the exons GTCTCAGTCAGTCTCTCCACCTCCAGTTCTTTCCCCACCAAGGAGTCCCATCTACCCACTCAGTGATAGTGAAACCTCAGCCTGCAGGTaccccagccactccagctcccgGGTGCTCCTCAAGGACCGGCACCCCCCAGCTCCTTCACCCCAGAATCCAGAAGATCCCTCCCCAGATACTTCCCCACCTACCTGTCCCCTCAAGACCACCAGCTTCGGTTATTTGGACAGAAGCCCTTCGGCGTGCAAGAGAGAAGCCCAGAAGGAGAATGTCCAAGGCGCAGCCCAGGATGTAGCAGGGGTAGCTGCCTGCCTCCCCCTTGCCCAGAGCACGCCATTCCCGGGGCCAGCGGCTGGCCCCCGGGGCGTCTTGCTGACCCGTACCGGTACCCGCGCCCACAGCCTGGGCATCCGGGAGAAGATCTCAGCATGGGAAGGTCGCCGAGAGGCGTCGCCCAGGATGAGCATGTGTGGAGAGAAGCGGGAGGGCTCTGGGGGCGAGTGGGCGGCCAGTGAGGACTGCCCTAGCCTGGGCTGTCCCAGCGTGGTGCCGTCCCCCTGCAgctcagaaaagacctttgatttCAAGGGCCTCCGGAGGATGAGCAGGACCTTCTCCGAGTGTTCCTACCCAGaaactgaggaggagggagaggcgcTCCCTGTCCGGGACTCTTTCTACCGGCTGGAGAAACGGCTGGGCCGGAGTGAGCCCAGCGCCTTCCTCAGGGgccatggcagcaggaaggagagctCAGCAGTGCTGAGCCGGATCCAGAAAATTGAACAGGCCCTGAAGGAGCAGCCAGGCCGGGGgctcccccagctccccagcaGCTGCTACAGCGTGGACCGGGGGAAAAGGAAGACTGGAACCTTGGGCGTCTTGGAGGAGCCGGCAGGGGGCGCGAGTGTGAGCGCTGGCAGCCGGGCAGTCGGAGTGGCTGGAGTTGGCGGGGAGGCGGGCCCACCCCCAGAGAGGGAAGGCAGTGGTTCCACTAAACCCGGGACCCCTGGAAATAGCCCTAGCTCCCAGCGGCTGCCATCGAAGAGTTCCCCCGATCCCACTGTGAACCCTGTCCCCAAACCCAAGCGCACCTTTGAATACGAGGCTGACAAGAAGCCCAAGAGTAAGCCCAGCAATGGTCTACCTCCTTCACCCACACCTGCTGCTCCACCCCCCTTGCCCTCCACCCCAGCCCCGCCTGTCACCCGGAGACCCAAGAAGGACATTCGTGGTCACCGCAAGTCCCAGAGCAG AAAATCCTTTGAGTTTGAGGATGCATCCAGTCTCCAGTCCCTATACCCCTCTTCTCCCACTGAGAATGGTACTGAGAACCAACCCAAGTTTGGATCCAAAAGCACTTTAGAAGAAAATGCCTATGAAGATATTGTGG GAGATCTGCCCAAGGAGAATCCATATGAGGATGTGGACTTAAAGAGCCGAAGAGCAGGACGAAAATCCCAGCAACTGTCTGAGAACTCCTTGGACTCTTTGCACAGGATGTGGAGTCCTCAGGACAGGAAGTACAACAGCCCACCCACACAG CTTTCCCTGAAACCCAACAGCCAGTCCCTGCGCAGTGGGAACTGGTCAGAAAGGAAGAGCCACCGGCTGCCACGATTACCCAAGAGGCACAGCCATGACGACATGCTGCTGCTGGCTCAGCTGAGCCTGCCGTCCTCACCCTCCAGCCTCAACGAAGACAGCCTCAGCACCACCAGCGAGCTGCTGTCTAGCCGCCGGGCCCGCCGCATTCCCAAG CTTGTCCAAAGAATTAACTCCATTTACAATgccaagagaggaaagaagagattaAAAAAGTTATCTATGTCCAGCATTGAAACAGCATCACTGAGAG ATGAAAACAGTGAGAGCGAGAGCGACTCTGATGACAGGTTCAAAG CCCACACACAGCGCCTGGTCCACATCCAGTCGATGCTGAAGCACGCGCCCAGCTATCGCAcgctggagctggagctgctggAGTGGCAGGAGCGGGAGCTTTTCGAGTACTTTGTGGTGGTGTCCCTCAAGAAGAAGCCATCGCGAAACACCTACCTCCCCGAAGTCTCCTACCAGTTTCCCAAG CTGGACCGACCCACCAAGCAGATGCGAGAGGCAGAGGAAAGGCTCAAAGCCATTCCCCAGTTTTGCTTCCCTGATGCCAAGGACTGGCTCCCTGTGTCAGAGTATAGCAG TGAGACCTTTTCTTTCATGCTGACTGGGGAAGATGGCAGCAGACGCTTTGGCTACTGCAGGCGCTTACTG CCAAGTGGGAAAGGGCCCCGGTTGCCAGAGGTGTACTGTGTCATCAGCCGCCTTGGCTGCTTCGGCTTGTTTTCCAAG GTCCTAGATGAGGTGGAGCGCCGGCGTGGGATCTCCGCGGCATTGGTCTATCCTTTCATGAGAAGTCTCATGGAGTCGCCCTTCCCAGCCCCAGGGAAGACCATCAAAGTGAAGACATTCCTGCCAGGTGCTGGCAATGAG GTGTTAGAGCTGCGGCGGCCCATGGACTCACGGCTGGAGCACGTGGACTTTGAGTGCCTTTTTACCTGCCTCAGTGTGCGCCAGCTCATCCGAATCTTTGCCTCGCTGTTGCTGGAGCGCCGGGTCATTTTTGTGGCAGATAAGCTCAG TACCCTCTCCAGCTGCTCCCACGCGGTGGTGGCCTTGCTCTACCCCTTCTCCTGGCAGCACACCTTCATTCCTGTCCTCCCGGCCTCCATGATTGACATCGTCTGCTGTCCCACCCCCTTCCTGGTTGGCCTGCTCTCCAGCTCCCTCCCCAAACTGAAGGAGCTGCCTGTGGAGGAG GCGCTGATGGTGAATCTGGGATCTGACCGATTCATCCGACAG ATGGACGACGAGGACACATTGTTACCTAGGAAGTTACAGGCAGCTCTGGAGCAGGCTCTGGAGAGGAAGAATGAGCTGATCTCCCAGGACTCCGACAGTGACTCCGACGATG G